The sequence ataatctttatttaagccaagcgctacctgctagcagcctgcatcgccgcGGCGCACACATACTTTCCCCAAGGTcactcacaatgcggcagcgggaaccagactgacgtctcacgagcttttcccagcattcacacttagccattgcgttttctctcgcttaaaaattatcactttccattttatcgcgaaaaatagatatcgtcttttgaaaatctaaaagcgtgaaatgtggactccaggagtaataatctttcaatatagacaatgagaaaataataggaaaccaccttataaCAGCTGGTCggcaaaatatattcatatagCACTGATGAATTAGCAAAGTGGGTAACTTTTTTGGACGAATAGAGAAAACgtgtactaatttaaaaaatgtatcaagcCACAAAATATGCGGAAGTGACACTCGATTTTAGTGCTTTCGTGAGAGCTGACCTACGCGCGAAAATTCAGGGCACAACCTAAAATCATTATTCTTTCGCTCGCTTCTAACCTTGAAACCTTATCCTCAGCCCAAAACCTTAGAGATGGGTAGTTgggtaattaatatatatatatatgtataatacatCAACAGATCCATTGAGGTAAGTACTTActgatttttgtaatattttgatgCAGAATTCCGCATTATAATTGCTCGTGCGTTAGCTTACGACCTTGAAGGATATAGTTTCGGTACTTCGGTATTCACCAGTTGGATCGAGTAAAGCGAATCTTTTTTAATGCGAGGCATGACATAACATAATGCAAACGACGTATTTATCAGACTACATTTAGATAACAAAAACCCATTTTTATACATCACACTCAATagtatttgatattttgaataaagtgCTGATAAtaaatctcttgaaattcattttgtCACTTACACTGGGGCATCTGAATGGGGATACCTGCGGATAACCAAGTGGTTTGTCTCTTTCAATGCTAATGGTCGAACCATAAGCCTCAGGGTGTGAAGCCACACGGCGAGAGAGGGATGGAAAGGCCTACCTGTAGTTTACCTAATTTCGCAACTACCTGTAGTTTCGTTCtcaagaacaatcaactatgctctcacgagaatgaaagaacaaactcgttcaaaattttccttcattcccgtaatttgctcaaaacgacagggtattgcgttaaaaaaaactacaggcGAACAATTCTAAgataattttacccggcaacaacgtcaattatgtgacaatgtatcaattagcacttatttttgCCCGTACaaacctttcgcctcccttgtcaagtatcaaatcttgcgggaagttattttcgctgctcacttgttacttgaaaattatgACGTATTCTCGTTTCCCGacagtatgtgtgaaacgcacggaagacgagcgtaggataggttcccgatagactcggaatgaatccgtttccgacgccgccaatcctacgagactctgaaacacccccccaGGAAGGGAAGCGTCAGTCGGAGGTGATATGGTAACAGGAGGATGTGGAGGGTGGGAGCAGCGGAGAGGTGATGTCCCGAAGGGGGCGTGGAGGGGATGAAGTTGGTCCTCTGTAGATGGGATGGCAATCACTGAGATAGTGGGGAGAATGCATATATTGGCACGGATGATTTAATTGGCGACAGCCATCCCATCCAAATCATATGCATATAGCTATTGGTTGGTTATTCACGTCAGTAGTGGAGATGCAAAAGAACAGCAAACCACCAGCGCCCTTATTATGTAAccgtgagaagggtgagagcgatgtcgttgccaggggcaacgcgattcccacgacggaaggtgatagcagcgattatgaaaccgtgatcgcactttttatcacgctgcgagcgtcatcggcctatcacgctCGAAACCGATGGTGACATGCATATGCCGAAATAAAATCGAAcaataaatgcaattatttgccaaaaattattgtttatttaatttaataatgccctataatcgaacaaaaaccaataaaattcataattatttttactggaGTGCTGTCTTGACTTAATTAGTtatccacgttgttcaattgttatatgcgcatggtggtgaattcgaaGAGGCAGTGTATTCGATTGTGCAGCTTTATTTTCACGCAGCAAATTGGACAGTAAGTACCGCTTCAGCAAATTCTCAGTTTCTTTTTGGATTCTCTAATGATAGTATTTCCGTAAGcgaataaatgcatttcgttccCTTCCGCCGTCTCGCCTACTAATGGTTTAATTTTAAAGAGTAGAATGGACGGGATTTACTTTTTGCCTCTTCTGCTCCACGAATGGCAACGGAGACGGGAGAGAAATAGATTACGCTTAGAGCGACGAAGGATCCGGGTCGCCCATAATCCATTTGAGTTGGAAGAGCGGCATTTTAAACGCCTCTTCAGAGTGTCCCGGGAGATAGCACAggagctaatagggtggtttcctattatttttttattgctttaatcgaaagattattactcctggagtacgtatttcacgcttttagatttttaaatgacaacatctatttttcgcgattaaatgaaaagtgaaaattttcaagcgcgcgaaaacgcgacgctcaagtatgaatgccgggaaatatctccgtacgtcgtatttctggttccccctcccacccggtgtggtgaccttgaggcgagacttagcgctgatacgtcgcaggatgctagcggatagccgagtaccttgctggatggtagcgcttggcttaaaaaaggtttattaataccttatcaaacgaggaaaactttccgaccttagccagtttcaataagtgtttattaagacatgtttccctgagctctgcgcctcatgcatgcattggtaacctcagacgatgtataactcctatcctctcgtgtagaaactaggtccctgtgacgtcatgcggagtggaatcgtatgggcgccaatctggcctttttcaaatgaggataaaatttgacccttgccattcgtctaaaccggtatttcaaaaaccaaacaatttgtgtattatgaatacactaatggtgggtaacgaatcgcaatcaatgcctttggttttctttgatgaacgaaactaccctattgtgggaaTCAGTCCACGGCTGTTAAGAAGACGGTCCAGTGGCTTACCTGTTCATGTGCAGGTAATAACCTATAAGCTTCACTTTCAAGCAGAGGAAATTTGAATTCTGATAGAATTTGACTGATCAcaattttcggaaaatatatgTTAGGTACTGACAGCAATGAGATTCTTTGCCACTGGCTCTTACCAACGATGTGCCGCTCAGGATTTCCACCTTTCAATGGGACAGGCATCCGTGAGTAACAGCATCAGGAAAGTAAGCGAAGCAATCACTGAAATCCTCGCGCCTACATCATTTATATTTCCCAGAACATTTGAAGAGCGGCAGGCCATTAAGAACAGGTTAGTGATTTTCCTCTTGGTGGTGTGTATAACACGAAATAATTACACTAATTGAAACAATTGCATTTGGAGGCATTGACTTTATCCTCTAGGGTGGCTCTATTACCACTATCCTTCACTGTATTACATGGTTCTCTTCAATACTtaggttaattaattattttaacaaaatatatttcagattcaTGGAGGCTCGAGGATTTCCAGGTGTCATTGGGTGCATAGATTGTACGCACATTAGAATAGTGAAACCATCAGCAAGAGAAGAGGCCTATTACAATCATCACTATCGCTCCCATTCCCTTAATGTACAGGCATTAAGTTCCATACCTTCATAATTGTCTGCCAAATATATTTCCTGTTGACCCATGGATCAATGATGACTGCTGTTTTtaataatggtgatttgtaatcaACAGATATGTGACCATGACCTGAGAATCTTGTCCCTGTCAGCAAGATTTCCGGGATCTGTACATGATCAATTCATATGGAATACCAGCACAACCCGGGAAATAATGCAGGCGATGTATGATGGAGGGATAATAAATACGTGGTTGTTGGGTGAGAATATTAAATCTTACCAATGCATTAGTTACATTAACTCATGTTTAGCTCTAGATTAATATCACCTTGAAAATACAATggacaaacaaataaattttcatttcaggtgaTTCAGGGTACCTATGCCTTGCAGCCATATTTATTGACGCCCATTAGGCAGGCTGCCCCTAACTCCCCTGAAGAACGGTACACCACCTGCCACTGACAAAAACGGAACTGTGTGGAGCGTTTGTTCGGGGTATTAAAAAATACGTGGCGATGCTTACACAGGGAGAGAGTGCTCCATTACACCCCAGAAGCGGCTGCGAGAATCATTATCTCTTGTGCTGTCCTTCATAACCTTATGATAACTCACAGACAAGAATTACCTCCGCATGAGGATCAAGATATGGAATTCATAGAGGAAAGACAACCAATCGTGAATGAGGATGAGTTTGCTGGGGAAAACGCCAGAAGATTGGTGATCCAGCAATTCTTCACATTTTGAATTGCTgacaaatgaatgcttctcatCTACAAAAAGTCAACCATAATGTTTAGTTCTTACAATAATGTGAAATCCTTTTAATTTGTCAACGTGCcttagattttagtttttttcttgccATCAAGGAAACTTTCATTATTTATGTGCTTTTTACCTTACCTCTGACAGCAGTTTCTTATTTAAATTGCTGATATTAAAGAACATATCTCAAAGGATGTTGCACCACAATTATGATCATGTTAATCCACATGTAATGCTCCATAAtccaaaaactaaattatttatatctacTTATTGCCTGCAACCCATGCTAGATGTTCTCCACCTCATAAGATACTATAACAGTAGCAGTTAAACCATTTATATGACCTCTTATCTCCTAACAATGTCTTAGGATAAATCTGTGATTAATATTTACAGCTGGAAAAATTTGACTTTGCATtaaagaaatgaactaaattttaTACTCACCTTGGTGGCCACAAAAACATTAtcttcagcaaaatttaattgccAATGAAGTGACATGaagtcaagagaaaaaaatatatctttaatttaaaaaaatgctaacatgtaaatacatatatatcagAACCCTTTCAAATATACTAACTTTGATATggaagtaaacaaataaatacaactaaaaacaaagaaatgatatatattattaaataaggaaattcaTGCTGTCTCACTTGCTTGCTTTCAGCTGCTGCAGCCTCTCCGCAGCAACTGCCTGGCGTGCTAAGGATTGGGCAATGAGCTCCAGGGCATTAACTTTCCGAACCATTagactctctttctttttctgagGCAAAGTATAGTGGAAAAAAAGTATGATCATCTATGAGTGTCATATTTGAGGAAATAGAATTCGATTGATTGAACAGGTTAATGGCTCATTACCTCAAATGCCTTCATGTGGTCCAAAATCATCGCTGTAACCCTGTGAAGGtcgccttcattcttttctgaggagataaaattttaatttactattttaccCCATTTTTTGACCTCTTATTTTACAATTACCAAGCAGTGCTGTCTCATTCAATTGACAAAAGCAAGAATTGTTTAAATGTATACATTCTTGAATATATGTCACAGTCAGTCCCaattttttaaaggcaaataataaaataagaaatgaaatgccACTCACGTTTGCCACTCCCCATATCCTCCTTCGGGAATAAATCTTCCACTATTATTTCCatctaattaaaaagaaattagagTTAAGCCTAAGCATATGAGAACAAAAAGTGTATTAATGTGATATCTATGggaacatgaaaaattatagttACATGCTGCAGTGCTTCTGGGGGATTTGATGGAGTCTCCTCATCATCTTGCTCCTGAAATAAGAGAGAAGAAAACACCTCTAAGAATAGGCAATACCGATACATTACTTGATTTCCATGCCTGCAATATTTTACATATGGTTGTCTCCCACTCCTCAGCAAATGAACTAGAAAAATTGGCTGCGGTGGATGGGGCTGAAGTTGAAGCAGCAGATGTAGAGGCAGTctgtgaaaaaggaaataatggggAGGGTCAGGAGGAAAGAGAGCATTAGTAAGACTATAGCATGTTTACATATTACTGCTGTCATCATGTAACTTagcttaataatatataatttgatactCACTGGAATACTCTCACAGAACTCAGGAATTGGCAAGCCAACTGCTGATTCTGTGCCCACGACTGCGAGGCACTTCTCCTCCATCTCTGTTAGCATCTATGCCACAGGCTTGTTGCCTGTCTCTCGACAGGCAGCATTGACTCTTGCGGCTTTTGCTCTAACATTTCTTTTTAGGTCTCACCAAGTCTGCTTATGACATTGTCTAATTAGTCTAAgaggtaaattatttaaaaaaagttatctttaatatctttgcattaCTAACCTTTTTCCACTGCTCAACTTCTTTAAACCCCCCAGCGCATTCAGCATCGCTGAGAGGGTCTGCCACTGGCGCTGAGTTTTTTCAAACCCGAGAGGTCCAGTAAACCTTCCAGCAGCAAAGCTGCTGTGGGTTGACATATAATCAAGGAGCAGCTTCAATTGCCGTTCGTTAGCGCGCCCTACTCGGACATTTTTCTTCCTGCAAATATAATAACAACGTAAATGTCATCTCATGACAAAACTATAActtaagtaagaaaacaattaccTTAAGATTTCCTAATTATAGCAATAAAGGGTAcctaatgttaataaattaaccgAAAAAGTAATCATGATCATTTTCTTAATGCAAATTAAGGTAGAAAACTACAACCAATGCATCTAAATATCATATGCTGCTGCATTGTTTACTGGTCGAGCATATATGAAGGACTTGGTGCTTTCCCATTGAATTAAGTAATTAACATattatcgataaatatttttgactaatTAATAGACGCTAAATATCCTAAAAATCCCAAGAACATTTCACCTATCATTTACATATCGGATCAATCACATTTAATAACATAGCTCATTTTACCATCGAGATATATCGCACCTTAACCTTCGCCAAAGAAGTTTAAAACAATTATTGATTTAGTAGCAGC comes from Ischnura elegans chromosome X, ioIscEleg1.1, whole genome shotgun sequence and encodes:
- the LOC124171704 gene encoding uncharacterized protein LOC124171704, giving the protein MYRYCLFLEVFSSLLFQEQDDEETPSNPPEALQHMEIIVEDLFPKEDMGSGKQKNEGDLHRVTAMILDHMKAFEKKKESLMVRKVNALELIAQSLARQAVAAERLQQLKASK